AATCAAATTTTGAGAAATTGCACAGATTTACGGTAAAGCAAATTGTAAGCTGTAATCTCAGCTTTCTCAAAGTTTTGTCATGGCAGTGGCTAGTATAAATTATGTACTTAAACAAAACACAGTACAGTAGGGGTCAGCAGCAGTTGGAAAATCTTtggttttcaaaatacttttagtGAAAGGTGGAAAGGAAGGCACGTTTATTTCCTCTGTAAGCTGATGTAAGAGTGTGTTACATTGAATTTAGAAGTGTATTAATAGCAAACATTCAGACCAGCTTCTGTGTTTAAGTGAAAAGTATATGTTTATATTCATGATGAGTTTGACTagctaaaaattaatttgctttctcagaaaaaaatccagaggctGAAGCAGAAGAAGGACCAACTGTTCATCCTGTTGAGATGTCTTCTAGTCCGTCATTAATAGAACCGGCATGCTCCAACTCTGAGATACAGGGAactgcaaaaatgagaaaaaatgacaCTACTTACAGACATTTGGTGggtgcttaatttttaaattaaatttaatgttCGTAagcatgttttgaaaatgaagtaaagGTGTTGTGTTTtctaaaccccccccccccccagcccccgaaGTAACTTCTGACAAAGTTGTATGCTCAAAATATCTGTTGTTTTATTGATTGGGATTGTATGCTATACAAgtacataaatatatttctgttgtGTATTTATGTTTATGATAATTACCCTGCAGCAATTGGTTCTCTGGAATACACAAAAATTGCTGTTGCTACAGGAATATTTTGAACTAACAATACGGTAGCCGAGTTCAGTCCTACAGAACAAAGTCTGGTTCTGGTCTCTGGTCTGTATCAGTAGCTGTGCTGTACCTGTGAACGCCTAGGGGAGTGAATGACTGTTCTCCCACCAGGCCTAAAAGCCTCTGAAACTTATATCTGGAGAGTGTGCAGTTGGACTGTAGATACCTTGTGCTGGCTGTAATATCTGTTTATAGTGTACTAGCAGCCCATTTCATTTGAACCGTACAGCTGTGATGGAGCTGCGTTGTCAAGATCCATACAAACACACAGATAAATAACCCTCCTGTTTTTCCCTGGCAGCCAGCATCTTGTCCAGCAAAACAGAGTTTTCAAAGCAAGcgtcttttgcttttttttaaatgttgctgagTAAAAATGGCTTTCAGACACTCTGATAAATAGTGTATGGAGCCAGTGGGATTTTTCTTAGGTCTTCTGTTGTGTATCCGGCAATATAGTGGTAAAAGGACGCATTGGTCAATGTCATTGTACAGTAGATAACTACATGGAACAAATGAAATGCCAGCCTTTACTGTAGATGAGATTCCTGGAATGGATACTTACCTTTTAGTAAGTAGAGATTGAAACTGATAGTGTTACTTTCAGTACATAAGTATGTACTGAACATGACTTCGGTGTATTTAATGTTTAGAGTGTGGTTCCTTTTTGGAGAAAGGAATTGAGAGAATGCTACCAagacttttctggttttttgacAAATAGGCATTTGTTTGTTAAACCTCCTCTTTCTCTTATTTCTGTGGGTTGAAACTCTACAGCAAGATGATGATACAGCTCTTCTATGAAACTTTCAGTCTGTAGCCTTTTATACACTTattccaaaggtctaaggaggtTTTTTTACTACGCGAAGGTTTCTATAGATGCTGTTTTTCTGAgtgagtaggaaaaaaacccccaaacaaacaggcAATAGGCACCATCTAAAAAATAGGTAGTTATCCAGGCTGTGTTTGAAGGACGTAACTGTGTACAAACTTGTGTTCTAGTTTTTCAACCTCTTTTGTAACTGAAGAAAGGTACTAAACAGTGACTATTGTTTCAGGTTGCTCCTTCTGATGGTATTGAAAGTGAACAGTCAAGATCTATTCAAAGAAAGAGAGTGCTTCCATCTTGGATGCTGGAAAGAGACCTCCTGGTTCAGAGGATTTCTGAGCCTGTAATGAAAGGAGGTAGGTTTGCAGTGTTTGCATACCAATATACATTTATGTGCTTTGAtctcattttcttaaattataatTGTGGTGGTAGAAAGTATtaatttgttacttttctttccatgttctgTGCCTGGCAGCTGACAGAGACTGACTTATGTTGTCTCCTTTGGCATCAGTCCTGCAGGTGTGACAGAGCTCTTTCTGATcagttgattttctttctgttctttttttttttatgccaggtAATATACTCTCTTTGGACAGCTGAACATCTGATGTTCTAGAGCCCTTTCCTATAAACTCACCTGTTTTGTTTAGTGTGTAAATTCTAGGTAGTTTCCATGCCTTTAATTCCAAGCCTTCTCCACATTTAAGTCAATGATTGCCCTTCTAAATTTAGATTCTTCTAATTTCACAGGTTttaaaggtggggttttttgggtggtggtgcgtgttagtttatttttaactgtgacTGAATCAGACTTGATCATTTAGTCCAAAGTTTCTTCCTAGGAGGAGCAGTTCATCACATTATAGTAGTCTCCTACTAGTATGAGGCTAAAATAATATTGCATTTCCTCTTATCCTTCCCGCAAAAGGAAATTGCTGAATGTACGATAAACTTCTACCACTGTGTAtcagcagtaacagcagcagaataCTGTGTTTAGTCTCTTATCAATGGGAGACACAAGGGTGCCCCATTGGCACAATCCCAAGAAAATCTTCTAGCATGTCCAGCTTTGGTCCTGGGAGCTTGTAAAGAGGTCTAAAACTGCCATTAGACATTATCTGACAATATAGCAGGCCTGCAGAAGTATTTCGTGTAGTGTCTGACCAATTGCTGCTTGTCTCTTGTAGTAAATGCAGGTGTCTGGTTGGATTGACCTGTCCAATTCTGGCTTTAAACACTTCAGTCGTATGCCAGTGGCTACCCTGCCTATTCCTTTCCTCAAAAGCTAAATTTGAGAAAATTATAGGAAGCAAaggacaacccccccccccccccccccccaaatctagACTGTTCTCTGCTGGCTTATTCCCTTAGATGTAAAAATTGCATGTACTAGAGGACTTCTGCTGGCTATGTTGAGTCCTGCACTAGTGTGATTggttttttatgtttggttttgtgttgtgggggttttttgtggctttttttttttttggtggggtgggggtttttgtttttttctccacaagTACTGTAATGTTtgttatatatgtgtatataatgtTTATTTCAAAGACTGAACATTATGATCACGTAGGTGCTGAGATTTGGAGCTGTGTGGGCAAGGGGTATCTGTGTGCTGTTGAAGGCCTGACCTTGAGGGAGCTAGGGGTACATACGAACCTTATTGGAGtcgtttaaaaattaattacgtGAGCTAATGATTCCGGCTTAGAATGGGCTGCTTTAATGAAACAACCAATCTCTTCTGCAAATCTCCTATTTCCTTGAAACTGTGAAATAGTTTGCATCTTTTTAGGGTGGTATTGGATGGAAAGGTGGAGAGTAAAATGAAAAGGCTgctcttttgtttctcttctgtatgTCTTCTTACTGGAAAGGGAACACCAATTAGTTGTTTGAAGTCAGACGTTAACGTTTGGGAAAATTCCTTGCTTCCTACAGATGTCTCTGGCATGCCTGTATTTTTTGAAGGGGAAGAGTTTTTGAAGTCTTGCAAAATGGGATCGAGTATCTTCCTTCTGAATGCATTTTGCAGCAGATGGAGCTATAACAAAACCAGTACAATGGCCCTGGCTGTTTCCCAGCTGTATATCCAGAAAATACTTCAGTACAGAGAACTTACAGTTTTCTGGGATGTGAAGCTTTCCCAAGAGAAGCACAACATTAGTTGTCTTTCTATCAGTTACAGGCTGATGAAATAATCAACCATGATGTGGTTGACTAGGCAAGTGGGCATACCCTGATTTTGCCATGTCCTAATTAATTGATGTTTGTGTGTATAAACTGGTAGTCTGAAAGGACATTTACTTGAAAGGTCTGTGGTAGAAGTCATCCTTGGATGTTTGGTTTACTTGATTAGCTCCTATTGTGTAAATGAACTTGTCAGTCAGTCAGTCCAGAATATCCTTTGCCACgtatttattgttttccttcaaatttcCCCCTGAAACATCTGTTTTATtctaaaacatactttttaatcCTATAAGCGGGAAGTGAAAAATGTGTTGTTGAGACAGCACAGGCATAAGTGCTGCTATGTCTTATGCTTTTTGCCCAGTGTTCTACTTTGATGTAGCTTTAGATTTCTAATGTGATCAGGATTTCACTGTAAAAAGTTGCATTCCAAAAGtacccttttatttttcttttaaggtagtAGAGTGGAAAAAGGCCAAGGAAGGGGAGAAAGTAATATGAagtcattaaaatcagaagtaaatgtgcagcagaaaaaaagattagctTCTGAAGAAACTATAGAGGATTTTGAAGGTGAAGAACAAGATCAAGGGAAAAGGAGCTGTCTTTTCATCCCTGTCCCTTCATCTCAGGTAATTTTTTGGCTCAGGGCAGAACCATGGTATTTCAAAAACTGAGAATGTAGTTGGCAATGTCATGTTGAAGGTTGGGTCTACAACATAACTATGTGTTCTGCTTGTGATTTGTTGTTTAACAGTTGTTTTGAAATGCCAGTCCATTGGACAGCTCTATAGCAAGGATCCTGGAAGTCTTCAGAGACTTGGTCTTCTGCACTTCCTTCTCAGGATCTGGGATTTAGGCCCCGAATGTTCCACAGAAATACCAGACTTTCAGCTTTACAGCAAGAGGCTGGAAGACATGGGCCGAAGTACTGGTCCTAGAAGTGGCTTGgtgtgtggtttctttttctgagaacCCTCTAGGGTTAGGTGATGGTATGACACTGGTGTAATGCACACTGGACTTTTCCCAAACTAGTGCCATTCTAGTTGGTGAAGTTTTATGATCAGAATATTATGGTATGTGGCTTAGCAACTGCTGTGTTTTGAAGAAAGATAGCAGGGAGTGTGCTTATGCCACTATCTAAGAATCtgagtcaaaaaaaggaaagaaaaaaggtaatctGAAATCCAAAATGACATGTGGCAATGAGTGAAGAGACACTTCAGTCCAGCTGGTCAATGCGTCTGTGTGTCTTTAAAGTACAGCTGCGTTTATAGGCAGTTAAATGCTTATTGATAGCACCCTGCAAATAATGAAAAGAGAAGGATCattatcaaaaccaaacaaaacatacTCTGGTGAGAGCAAAGTGAGGCTTTCACTGACTTTCCCTTTAAGTGAACAACCAGGGGAGGTGTTTCTAATCTCTAGCATTAGAATGGTCTGGATCTGTTCTAGGATCTGATAAAATACTTAAAGTACTATTAATTTGGTATGCTTCATCGGTTTTGACACTGAAAACAattgggggttggttttgtttttttaatgaactcttAAGGTTAATGGAAATGATCTACTCATGGAGAGCATACCCTTGAGGGTAGTTTTGATATAACATAGTGGTATCTTTTAATCTGGAAAAAGTGTTCTGAGTGGTGAGCTTTGTTGTTGGCTAGGTATTGTAATACCAGCTGCAGTGCTATTTTCTCTTTGTCAAATTATAAGTTGAGTGACTACataatgaattatttcattttgccgTTTGTAAGTATGAAGTCTTACTTACTTTCTCCTAATAATTTCATAACTCATTTTTACCTTGAGCACAGTGTAAGAAATTGCCTTCAGaactttgcagaaaaaataatggGTTAGTGCAAGCAAAAGTAATAATCAGAGAGCTCTAAAAGATTGGAATTTTGGtatcaaaaccaaaatcattCTTTTGCTGTCATATTTAAAGCGACTGAGGAAATCTGCTGTAGAGTAGGAACTAAAAAGAATCTTAATTCTTCTCAGCGCCAGCAGCTGCCAGATGGCAGTGTGGTCACATACGTGTTATAACCAGTGCCAGTACTGCTGTTGTCTTTGGTTTCCCTCGATTGCAACCTGTTTTTTAACTGGTCGTCATAATAAATGTGAAAGTCTTTAGTCTCATTATATACAGTATGAGCAGTGGATTGAAGTATGTAGTAGAGGAGTCACAAGTAGGAGTGGCAAATTAGAGTAATTTAGTCCTCCTTTTGCAAATGAAGGCTTATTTCCTAAGCTGCAGTTGTTTGCTGAGCCTTATTTTGTGAGTCTCGATAAAAGAGTCATCTTTGTCTCTGATTTGACTTACTAAGTATGCTGCTGTCAGGATCATTTGCTATTAATGGTGACTTTGCCCTTTCTTAATCACATTGCTGCTCAAATGTAATTGTCTCTGGTTTCGGTTGACGTTTTGAGGCTTGCATTGAAAGGAACAAAATCAAATAGGACACCACCCGCTGATTTTCAAGCTCTGCCAAACACATCTGTGTAAACTAAGTGTAAATTTACTAGGGGGGGGGAACTTAGATAATAAACTGTAGAGAGCAGAGACCTTTGAATAGTTCTGTGATGTATCCAAGTAGTTCACCCGTCAATATAGGTGTGCTTCCGGATAATGTCTTGGTTGTTGGGACAATGTTCTTGTCTTGGTTATGTATCCCGTATTCTTTTTCTAAAGCGCACattatcttattttaaatgtatgtgtgttccaaaatttaaaatgcagtatttgtcaaaactgaaatcttTGCCTGATGGTATCTACTGACAAACTGTTTTACGATTTAGTCACAAGCTGAAGCATTTAAGCTGTATTGGGGTGGGATTAAGCTCAAGGTGTATATCATGAATTCCCATAGATCTCTcggataaatatatatattccataTATCTTGGTACTTAAGGGATTAAAATTGATTCTTGTATAGGAGTATACATTCTTTGAGAGTCTACTATATCTTCACATGTATAACCCCCATTCATTTTTCAGGAGCGGTACTTTtgattaaaagttaatttaaactAAAGTCTTTGGACCATTCACAAATGGAGGTGGTGAGAGATGAGCCTGACTGTGTTGTGAGGAAACTGAAGCTGAGGACGGGAGCTCTAGGCtaagtttttctttaaattgtgcGTGTGTGTTCTTAACTTGAGCCTTTCATTCAGCAGCTGTATTTAGCAGCTAACTTGAGTTTGGAAAGTGGAGTAGAAGATTTtaaaggctggaccagatgatctttcaaggtcctttccaacctgggctgttctatgattctctgattgtGAAAACAGGAATGATGAGATGAGGTGGAGTTTGACCTTAAAGCTTTTAATTCTGAAGAGTGTAAATTTTCAGGTCCTTCAAAATGTAACCTTGTTCCACAGAATACATCTGGATTTCCTCTTGAGAGTACCATGAGAAACATGGAAGGAAATGGCAAGACTGGAACAAAAAACCCTGGAagttctctggaaaaaaatgatagGCAGCCGCATAGTAAATGGTCTAAAAGAGTAGGTCAGATCTCCAGTAAAGAAAATAGAAttgaggaaacagaaaacaaagagcagaTTACTGGTTCTACAAGCGAACAAGCTCCCTGGGGCAGGACTCCCCAGTATTTTGGTGCCCAGGAAGGGATTCTTGAGACTGATGCAAATCTGGATTACAAGACTGAGATTTCTGATTCAACCAGAAGTGCAGATGCTTCAGAAAGCTCCAAACAGATCAAGCATAAGAGGACACCTTGCATGTATGGAACAGGCTGTTACAggtaaagcaaaattaaaactaGCTTAAGATAGCTTATTATTAAGAAGTAATGTATTGGCAATGGAAGAGGAAACAGTAAAGTCGTTACAagctttgatttgaaaaaaatcttttggtaAGCAGGGGACTGATGAGAAACAAATGGCATAACAGGAATTTTAGAAGTATGAAAAGAGGAGCCAAGATGTCTTGCTAACTGCTAATATAACCCAAACAAAGGGTGAAGTACTTCAACAAATTAAAAGATGAAATGTTGtaggaaataagaaacaaaggtccattttaaaaagaaattaaaaaaaacccctgtgtgtACCAGGAGGGAGAAGAGATATAAATGGTTGAAATGCCCAACATAGACCCTGTAGGCTTGTTTTATTAGCAAATGAAAGTTTTGTGAAAGATGATTGTATTTATTGAAGTAATTGCATGTTTTGTGATCTGAATGTTTAAAATACTTATTATCTGTCATTCCTTAAATAATCAATaatcaaaaattacttttattataaCTTGGCcagtctgctttttttcattagctTCCACTCCTTCCCTAAAACTAGAAAAAGACATACTCACAAACTCCATGTTAACCCTTATCTGGTCAGTGTCTTTGGTAAAACAagtgaagagctttttttttttttttgcccccccttttttttttttcctctcactcaTACCCTCTCAATTCACAGTGAAGGATCTGTCTTACAAATCTGTGGGATACAAATGTTCcagtgaagttccaaaacatcaGTGCTGAGTGCCTGGTCTCCTGCTAATTCTTTCTGCCCAGAAAAGATCTGGAGTGCCATGTGTTGATACATGAAGGGGAAGATACAAATCCAGAGGTGGTCTTGAGGCTAGCAAATGACCAATGACCTGACAACTGCATTTAGGAGAAGGTTTTGAGCTCTAGGTAAATCCGTGTACGTTTTAAGTACAAAAGATAAGGCTAAGCCAGGAAACAGTAGGtcctgtgattttatttttttattattccccCCAGGGCTTCAGCAATAAGAGACAACAGTGAGGTTGTTTAGAAAACAAGCAAGGACAAGTAAACAGGTTCTTGTATATGTTTGGTGTGCCTAATGCTGCAGATAACTGTGTAAATCAAAAGCGTAAAGCTGTTGTGTTAATGAACACATCAGACTTCCAGTTTTCATGTGGCTTTCTTTCACATATCTCAATTTTTGCCCTTAATGAATGtgatgaaaacatgttttattaggCAGTTAAGCTGATCCAGTACTACAAATGTAGCCTCTAGTTTGCTCCAGCTACTTTTAATTTTGCTCAGACACGTTTTGCCCTGTATGGGGCTTAAGCTGATTTAATGCTCTGATATGCTGAAGGATTCCTAATGTTTAGGAAGGCAAATTTTAGTTACAGATAATATGGAATAGGAGTCTACATGTGCACGTTTCTTCTTGGGTCTTTATTCTAAAATGTTTGGCAGCAATACTTTTGGAAAGTATTGctttataagaaaaaagaatgctctgaaataacaacaaaatcttACTTTGTTGGAGAAATTTGTAAAGATGAAGTATCAAAAACATCAGCTTTGATCTTCAGGAAATGTTATGAGACTGAACCTGCTTGTCTGCAGCAAAAGAAATATGCTTTGTAGTCTGTCTTAGTATTTGCTTTTAATATAAGACCACCAAGTAGTCTTTCTGCATTGATGGGATAGCTGTGTTAAGAGTAAAGCAAGTCATTGCAGTTACCTGTATTTTTAACAGAACATGTATGTAAGTGTGATGTGAATGGGTGCTTTGAAGGAACACATTGATAGCATGTTCAGTTTTTCATTGTGTAGTGTTTCCCTTGAGCAAAACCTAGTTTTTAGAGTTGCTAAGGAAGAGGGGCTGCTTTGAGTGCTCTTTTGAGTACAATGGGTAGTTGGTTTCCCCTCTCCTTCATTACTTTAACCTTATGAAAGGTGTCTTCTAACAAAATGTGCTGTAGGAGTCAGCTTCTTAAATGAGTACTGCTTTGGTAACTGTAACAtttctttaaagttgtttttttttctaggtgaGGTTTCTTAttcataaaatgtaatttatccAATAAGTAAATGTTCTTCAGAGTTCTAGTCTTTATTTTGTAAACTCCTATTAAGAGATACTTGTCTTTTGGATATGACTTTGGTACCTTTGGTAGGTGCCTACTAAAATAGCACAAATTGAAAAGATTAAATGCTAGTTCTATTAATTTTATTAGATTTCTCTAACACATATCTTAAACATTTAGGAAATAACTTTGTAACCCATAGTTCAGTTTCTTCATTTATGAATTTGAAGACACTGCTTTTGAAAGAGTTGAGCTTGATGCACGCCTCTTGCTCCAGGGATTCTTCTTGTCATCCTTCAGATTCTCTTTTTGAGTTAGCCTGAAGCTTTACCAAATTGAAAGAAACTGCTATTATCACCAGGAGACAAAGTGCTCTGTGTATGTTATATCTGACTATATTTGTTGTCAAAGAACTTACTCTTTGAATACTATCTTGTGTTCATTTtgtctgctgcttgtttttctgaaCTTAGAAGAATagggaattaaaaataaaaataaatccaaacccAACCACCCTTTTCAAGGGCTGCATAGAAGGGGTGCGGTAGACCCGAACTCTCATCTCTAAAACTGTAACCCACAATTTTTTGTCCACAATTCTATCCTTTTGCTAGCCTGTGATGCAGTGCTCTGCTGACTAGGTGTGTGTAAATCTGTCCCATAGCTGTCAAAGCAGGGCATGCTCAACCAGTCTTTGGATTTGTATGTGCATTCTTCTAAATACTTTGCTCCTtgtttgtttatgaaaataagtatttttcctttcaccttAAGCTTGTAAATCTGGCAGCTGAAGACctgcatctgtcttttttttttttttttttgagtcctgTCTTCTAATAAGACTTACAATTTAGAACTTACAAACATCTTAGTCACAGTTGTGGCATAACTTCAGGCTTGAATTCTACGGCTTTATAACTAGTGCTGGTAATTCATTACATTTTCGCTACCAGTTTCTTTAGTAGCTGAGAAAATAAGTCCTTGAGATGGCAGGGGTCTTCTGCATTGATTATGAAGAGCCAGGGATTCTGACCTAATCAGTTAAACTTGctttagaaaaagcttttaagTTGCTTTTGGTAGCTGCACAGacaaaaacctgttttaaatatttcactgaGCAATACTCAACTTCTGCCTGAGATGACTGCATTGATTCTGAAGAACtttatcagttttatttgcataatttttatgTGCATAATTTTCTGCATCATGAAGTGTGAGTACACAAATTCAGAGCTTCTGTGAAAGGAGCGTTGCAGTAACTGTGTGAGTATGTTTATGAGAAGGCAAATCTCCCATAAaactttattcttaaaataagctttaatTGGTTAATTTTTGTGTGAGTAAAGCttaatgattttgttttgatCAAATGAATAACACATTCCTGTACAGTGAGGTTTTGTTGTGAAACTAATTAACTTTGGAGTGCAACTCATGGCATGATAGATGTTGTGCTCTTACAACTCAAATCTCTGTGTctaaaaacccaaccaaccaaccaaaaaaaaaaaacccaacaaaccccacccccaccccggctGTTTGGCTGTTTGGTATTGTGCAAGTAGGtttcaaaggaaatttttgaaaggaaatggaTATCTCCTAAAATACAATAGGTTGGCTAAGTGCCAGCTATTAGGCCTTCTTTCCTTGGTGACTGTGATGCTACATGTATCTTATTGcaggaataaatataaaaatgatttcGCAGAACATTAGTTGCTTTTGTATCCCTTTGAGAAGATGAATTGTGTCTCAAATGACTCAAAATTCTTGCTAATATTGCTAATAAGCTAGCTCTatgcatttagaaaacaaagcaagtagCCTCTAAAATGACTTGGTTtcatcctatttatttttaagtgggaAAAGAAGTAGGCAGCCAGCCTGAATTTGGTGTAAGAAATGATGTTTCCTGAGAACTTGTGGTAGAGTAAATGACTGGTAAATGCAACCTTGCAATGATACCTAGTGAAACAGTATTTACTTACCCTACAGTTTGCAAAAGTTAATAGAAAAGACCAGGATGAGAAGTCTGTCACCTATTTAAATAGATCCAAGGGACACTGGATCTTTGATAAGTAGCTCATTGAAGAGTTTATCTGTAGCTTGCTGCTTGAGTTTCCCGACTGAAAGATACCAGGCAAATGGAGATTTAAAGTGTTAATACTAAATATCTAATCTTTTCCAAATGCCTAAAAGGAGGCCTGAATGGCTAGTAGAGCTCACAGTGCTTAAGTAATCATTTTGCAAAAGCtgtaacaaaagctttttttgttatgACAGTAgttgaaatgctgaaattaataTTGACTGTTCCCTGTAAAGTTCATAAGAGGtagttgttattttaaaagaaagaatgcCTGTGATCAATGAGGAAGCTGTTGTGTATGTAGCTAGCTACATACATGTTTCTGGCTTTGTGTTTCTAAATGCAGCTGTAACGAGTGTAAACTCGTTAAAACAGTAATTATACTGTAGTTTGAAGTTGTCATTCCTCTTGCTTGACACAAGCAGTTCACATTTTATAATTTGCACAAACACATTGAAGTTTATGTAGTCTGGGTATT
The Mycteria americana isolate JAX WOST 10 ecotype Jacksonville Zoo and Gardens chromosome 3, USCA_MyAme_1.0, whole genome shotgun sequence genome window above contains:
- the APLF gene encoding aprataxin and PNK-like factor, which codes for MAVAKKNPEAEAEEGPTVHPVEMSSSPSLIEPACSNSEIQGTAKMRKNDTTYRHLVAPSDGIESEQSRSIQRKRVLPSWMLERDLLVQRISEPVMKGGSRVEKGQGRGESNMKSLKSEVNVQQKKRLASEETIEDFEGEEQDQGKRSCLFIPVPSSQNTSGFPLESTMRNMEGNGKTGTKNPGSSLEKNDRQPHSKWSKRVGQISSKENRIEETENKEQITGSTSEQAPWGRTPQYFGAQEGILETDANLDYKTEISDSTRSADASESSKQIKHKRTPCMYGTGCYRKNPIHFQQFSHPNDDDYHETEIVTQDNNDNRPECPYGTACYRKNPQHKLEYKHSAPPVTERGTRQRTSKNRKKAVEKDGDDDEPNEYDLTDSFIDDEEEECERTDEDSDWEPSSEDKDNEDVETLLQEARRFVKTKK